The following coding sequences lie in one Acropora palmata chromosome 3, jaAcrPala1.3, whole genome shotgun sequence genomic window:
- the LOC141876261 gene encoding bone morphogenetic protein receptor type-1B-like: MAKPTMASVSLLHLVVLLCFLTQGTKSIRCKCSTHNCPGDHINETCTTEGHCYKKVEQSEEDGLEYVTYGCLPPEEQTTMQCKTPNHIHTRLLSIECCSKDLCNDVLQPKLPTTAPPTTITTVEEETEEAVTEQYSILFISAGVCVAVFVIFLGVLCFRLRATRSRVPFPFEVEKYGSPYLSSGETLKDMLDQSSGSGSGLPLLVQRTIAKQVTLVRSVGKGRYGEVWQARWRGEDVAVKIFLSHCESSWQRETEIYQTVLLRHESILGFIASDIIGSNQVTQMYLITDYHPYGSLYDFLRCHCLNKKTMIRLVLSASAGLTHLHTEIQGTKGKPPIAHRDMKSKNILVKENLTCCIADFGLAVKYSPETEEVDIKPDTRVGTRRYMAPEVLDNVLDSRNFAAFKMADMYSFGLVLWEIARRCFTDETGLCEEYQIPYYDMLPGDPSFDEVKRVVLTDKRRPSVPNRWYRDECLQTMAKLMTECWAQHPAARLTALRVQKTLSKLKKSMDFIDQPYDADNDSPRTSVTTA, from the exons gtaCAAAGAGCATACGATGCAAGTGTAGCACCCACAATTGCCCAGGGGACCACATCAATGAAACGTGTACAACAGAAGGTCACTGTTACAAGAAAGTGGAACAAAGTGAAGAGGATGGTCTAGAGTATGTTACATATGGCTGCCTTCCTCCTGAAGAGCAAACCACAATGCAGTGCAAAACACCAAATCACATTCACACCAGACTGCTCTCTATAGAATGTTGTAGTAAAGACCTGTGCAACGATGTTTTACAACCTAAGCTACCGACAACAGCACCCCCCACAACAA TTACAACGGTTGAAGAGGAGACAGAAGAAGCCGTCACAGAACAATATTCTATCCTCTTCATTAGCGCAGGTGTCTGTGTAGCAGTCTTTGTGATTTTCCTTGGAGTCCTTTGTTTCCG ATTGAGAGCGACACGCAGCAGAGTTCCCTTTCCCTTTGAAGTGGAGAAGTATGGCAGCCCTTATCTGTCTTCAGGGGAAACACTCAAAGACATGTTGGATCAAAGTTCTGGAAGTGGCTCAGGATTACCACTGCTG GTTCAAAGAACCATTGCTAAGCAAGTGACGTTGGTAAGAAGTGTGGGTAAAGGCAGATATGGTGAAGTGTGGCAAGCAAGATGGCGAGGAGAGGACGTGGCTGTCAAAATATTCCTGTCACATTGTGAATCCTCATGGCAGAGAGAAACTGAGATCTACCAGACGGTTTTACTGCGGCATGAGAGCATTCTAGGCTTCATAGCATCAGACATTATTGGAAGCAATCAAGTGACACAGATGTATCTCATAACAGATTATCATCCTTATGGATCATTGTATGATTTCTTACGATGCCACTGCCTCAACAAGAAGACTATGATAAGGCTTGTGTTGTCTGCATCAGCAGGCTTGACGCATCTTCATACTGAAATCCAGGGGACAAAAGGAAAGCCTCCTATTGCTCATCGTGACATGAAAAGCAAGAACATCCTTGTCAAAGAGAACTTGACCTGCTGTATAGCAGATTTTGGACTTGCAGTGAAGTACTCACCAGAAACTGAAGAGGTAGACATCAAGCCAGACACAAGAGTGGGAACACGACGATACATGGcccctgaagttcttgacaaTGTGTTGGATTCAAGGAACTTTGCTGCTTTTAAGATGGCAGATATGTACTCATTTGGATTAGTGTTATGGGAGATTGCCCGAAGGTGTTTTACAGATG AAACTGGACTGTGTGAGGAGTATCAGATTCCTTACTACGATATGCTTCCTGGAGATCCTTCTTTTGATGAAGTCAAAAGAGTTGTGTTGACAGACAAGAGAAGACCCTCAGTGCCAAATAGATGGTACAGAGATGAG TGTCTCCAAACTATGGCCAAGCTGATGACAGAGTGTTGGGCACAACACCCTGCAGCCCGTCTGACAGCCTTGAGAGTTCAGAAAACTTTAAGCAAACTCAAGAAGTCAATGGATTTCATAGACCAACCATATGATGCAGACAATGATAGCCCCAGGACAAGTGTCACCACAGCCTAA